A stretch of Lactuca sativa cultivar Salinas chromosome 6, Lsat_Salinas_v11, whole genome shotgun sequence DNA encodes these proteins:
- the LOC111901109 gene encoding uncharacterized protein LOC111901109 isoform X2: MPAWVGSPYMVQALPENRRYVCVACHFIDSVNSLDNHQSLDYSTELGEPSTNIEPQYKKPSRCTVVIIDSYTLTIVQTVFRGTLSIGPFKFMSIVTPIGDMEKESVLIADSFGNMQCVSLLKDTTRSEDISDDSQKNSSHMEMTDLLQESSEGELPISFAASGQVLAILYTTYCIFKLVDGSTKVGEISLLDDQLCQYDVAGCLFLGNGFVQTVVDMEENHNMYVETFAVWNNKGYVIMFTISYSYSGKGFKYVPLCTIPVVSHPPNVELSFSFVLMNQNLVRIESICLHTEEPVHWKPHITIWAKGENFNQECKLVGKGSYFDEWFVGSKNSNGLLKREFVVTSSMVISENDSSPYAIVYGYDSGEIEVLRFNMFSEKVEGSPCEEVDSCAWKQYLSGHTGAILCLAAHQMVNTSRGFNSTIFLISGSMDCTICIWDLNSSNLVAVMHHHVQPVRQIILPPPHTDRPWSDCFLSIGEDSCVALASLETLRVERMFPGHPYIPSRVVWDSTRGYLACFSLNHSATSDASDVLYIWDIKSGARERVLRGNAAHSMFDHFCTSGNKNNFSLSSMERNTSASSLLLPVIEDTQVSQSHPNTPEKRVASTTDLSHATTRMIQHGTHGSNGYPITCSCPFPGIATLTFDMTSLMSLRAESSENQNDEPKIQTPKKGLERINSSLSTDGDQETHVGPTEYTDWAHSIEGCLFRFSLSVLHLWDVDHELDKLLVSEMKLKKPKNFFVASGLLGDRGSLTLTFPGPSATLELWRSSSEFCAMRSLTMVSLAQHMISLSHSCSTASSALAAFYTRKFAEKFPDIKPPLLQLLISFWQDKSEHVRMAARSLFHCAASRAIPFPLRNHNSNDNNGKEDSEMLSWLESFERQDWVSCVGGTSQDAMTSHIVVAAALVVWYPSLVKSTLANLVIHPLLKLVMAMNEKYSSTAAEILAEGMEGIWSVCMSSEIPRLISEIFLQIEHVRGQSVKPMTTHGSAANLEIRESLVGILLPSLAMADVTSFLHVIERQIWSTASDSPVHIVSLMTLIRVARGSPRNLAPYLDKVVNFILQTMDPGNMAMRRSCLQNSMATLKEVVRVFPMVSLNDSSTRLAVGDAIGDINKSIIRVYEMQSMTKIKILDASGPPGLPTLLGGASETTANTAISVLSFSPDGEGLIAFSEHGLMIRWWSLGSMWWEKLSRNLVPVQCTKLIFVPPWEGFSPTSTRSSVMASVMGNGKHFSQDNSKDLSEMDRLKNLLHNLDLSYRLEWSSGRQVLLKRHGQELGTFQL, from the exons ATGCCAGCTTGGGTTGGGAGTCCATACATGGTTCAAGCTTTACCTGAAAATAGGAGATATGTATGTGTTGCCTGTCATTTCATTGACTCTGTTAATTCATTAGACAACCATCAGTCACTTGATTATTCTACTGAATTAGGTGAACCTTCGACAAATATAGAACCACAGTATAAGAAACCTTCAAGATGCACAGTTGTAATAATCGATTCATATACTCTAACAATAGTGCAAACCGTGTTTCGTGGTACTTTATCTATTGGGCCTTTCAAGTTTATGTCTATAGTGACACCTATTGGTGATATGGAGAAGGAATCAGTGCTGATTGCTGATTCCTTTGGTAACATGCAATGTGTATCACTACTAAAGGACACCACCCGGAGTGAGGATATTTCAGATGACTCACAAAAGAATTCTTCTCACATGGAAATGACCGATttgcttcaagagtcaagtgaaggggaACTTCCAATTTCATTCGCTGCTTCTGGGCAGGTTTTAGCGATTCTGTATACAACCTATTGTATATTTAAGCTGGTGGATGGGAGTACTAAGGTTGGAGAGATTTCTCTTTTAGATGATCAACTTTGTCAGTATGATGTTGCAGGGTGTCTGTTTCTTGGAAACGGTTTTGTTCAGACAGTGGTAGATATGGAGGAAAACCATAACATGTATGTGGAAACTTTTGCAGTGTGGAACAACAAAGGTTATGTAATTATGTTTACCATATCATATTCATATTCAGGGAAAGGTTTCAAATATGTGCCTCTATGCACAATCCCTGTTGTTTCACATCCTCCTAATGTTGAGTTATCATTCTCTTTTGTTCTAATGAATCAAAATCTTGTGCGGATTGAATCAATCTGTCTCCACACCGAAGAACCAGTGCATTGGAAACCCCATATAACGATATGGGCAAAAGGTGAAAACTTTAATCAAGAATGTAAATTGGTTGGGAAAGGAAGCTATTTTGATGAGTGGTTTGTGGGTTCAAAGAATTCAAATGGTCTTTTAAAAAGGGAGTTTGTGGTGACTTCTTCAATGGTTATTTCTGAAAATGACTCCTCCCCTTATGCGATAGTTTATGGATATGATAGTGGAGAAATAGAAGTTCTTCGGTTCAATATGTTCTCTGAAAAAGTGGAAGGAAGTCCATGTGAAGAGGTGGATTCATGTGCATGGAAGCAATATCTTTCAGGACACACAGGTGCTATACTATGTTTAGCTGCACATCAAATGGTGAATACCTCAAGAGGATTCAACTCCACTATCTTTTTAATCTCTGGAAGTATGGATTGCACAATATGTATATGGGATCTCAACTCCAGCAATCTTGTTGCAGTGATGCATCATCATGTACAACCTGTACGCCAGATAATCCTACCTCCTCCCCACACTGATCGTCCATGGAGTGATTGTTTTTTATCCATTGGAGAAGATTCATGTGTTGCTTTAGCTTCACTTGAGACTTTAAGGGTGGAAAGAATGTTTCCAGGACACCCGTATATCCCTTCAAGAGTAGTTTGGGATAGTACACGAGGCTATCTTGCATGTTTCTCACTGAATCATTCAGCAACATCTGATGCATCTGATGTCCTCTACATTTGGGATATAAAGTCAGGTGCTCGTGAACGAGTTCTTCGTGGGAATGCTGCTCATTCAATGTTTGATCATTTTTGTACAAGTGGGAATAAGAATAACTTTTCTCTAAGTTCCATGGAGAGGAACACTTCTGCTTCCTCATTGCTTCTTCCAGTGATTGAAGATACACAAGTTTCACAATCTCATCCAAATACTCCAGAGAAACGCGTTGCTTCAACAACAGATTTATCTCATGCCACTACAAGGATGATTCAACATGGGACCCATGGAAGCAACGGATATCCGATTACATGCTCTTGCCCTTTCCCAGGAATTGCAACATTGACTTTTGATATGACTTCATTGATGTCACTTAGGGCTGAATCTTCTGAAAATCAGAATGATGAACCTAAGATCCAGACACCCAAAAAGGGGTTGGAAAGAATCAACAGCTCTCTGAGTACAGATGGAGATCAAGAAACCCATGTGGGTCCCACGGAATACACTGATTGGGCTCATTCAATAGAAGGATGTTTATTTCGGTTCAGCTTATCAGTTTTGCACTTGTGGGATGTTGATCATGAGCTTGACAAGCTGTTAGTTTCTGAGATGAAACTCAAGAAACCTAAAAATTTCTTTGTAGCTTCTGGTTTGCTTGGGGACAGAGGGTCTCTCACATTGACATTTCCTGGTCCAAGTGCAACATTAGAG CTTTGGAGATCATCTTCAGAGTTCTGTGCAATGAGGTCTTTAACTATGGTGTCCCTTGCTCAACACATGATTAGTTTGTCTCATTCATGCTCCACTGCAAGCAG TGCATTAGCTGCATTTTACACACGAAAATTCGCAGAGAAATTTCCCGACATTAAGCCACCTTTACTCCAG CTTTTAATTAGCTTTTGGCAAGATAAAAGTGAACATGTCCGCATGGCAGCACGTTCATTGTTCCACTGTGCAGCTTCAAGGGCGATTCCGTTTCCACTCCGGAATCACAATTCCAACGATAATAATGGAAAGGAGGATTCCGAAATGTTGTCATGGCTGGAATCATTTGAACGTCAAGACTGGGTATCATGTGTAGGGGGGACAAGTCAAGATGCAATGACTTCTCAcattgttgttgctgctgctttAGTTGTTTGGTACCCAAGTCTTGTAAAGTCAACTCTTGCTAATCTGGTCATACATCCACTGTTGAAATTAGTTATGGCTATGAATGAAAAATATAGTTCTACAGCAGCTGAGATTTTGGCAGAAGGTATGGAGGGGATATGGAGTGTTTGCATGAGTTCAGAAATACCTCGTTTAATTTCGGAGATTTTCCTTCAAATAGAGCATGTGAGGGGACAATCTGTTAAGCCAATGACAACACATGGTTCAGCTGCAAATCTTGAGATCCGGGAATCTTTGGTTGGGATTCTTTTACCAAGTTTAGCAATGGCTGATGTCACATCTTTTTTACATGTGATTGAAAGACAAATTTGGTCTACTGCTTCTGATTCACCTGTTCATATTGTCTCCCTCATGACCCTCATCAGAGTCGCTCGTGGGTCCCCTAGAAATTTAGCTCCTTACCTTGATAAG GTGGTGAATTTTATTCTACAGACAATGGACCCTGGCAACATGGCCATGCGTAGAAGTTGCTTACAAAATTCAATGGCAACATTAAAAGAAGTTGTGCGTGTTTTTCCCATGGTATCCCTCAATGACTCATCTACTCGCTTAGCTGTTGGTGATGCAATTGGAGATATTAACAAATCTATCATCCGTGTGTACGAAATGCAAAG TATGACAAAAATAAAGATATTGGATGCTAGTGGACCTCCAGGGCTTCCAACCTTGCTTGGAGGAGCCTCTGAAACAACTGCAAATACTGCAATTTCTGTGTTGAGCTTTTCACCTGATGGAGAG GGGTTGATAGCTTTCTCTGAGCATGGTTTAATGATCAGATGGTGGTCATTGGGATCCATGTGGTGGGAAAAGCTTAGTAGGAATCTTGTTCCTGTTCAATGCACTAAACTGATATTTGTTCCTCCATGGGAGGGCTTCTCTCCTACTTCCACAAGATCTAGTGTAATGGCAAGTGTAATGGGTAACGGGAAGCACTTTTCACAG GATAATTCAAAGGACTTGAGCGAAATGGACAGATTGAAAAACTTGCTTCATAATCTTGATCTCTCATACAGGCTAGAATGGTCCAGCGGTAGGCAAGTATTACTCAAGAGGCATGGACAGGAATTGGGAACTTTCCAATTATAA